A single Spartinivicinus poritis DNA region contains:
- a CDS encoding cold-shock protein, which yields MSNVTTGTVKWFNETKGFGFIEQKSGPDVFAHFSAIMSSGFKTLTEGQLVEFTVTQGQKGPQAENIVAI from the coding sequence CTAATGTAACTACTGGTACAGTAAAATGGTTCAACGAGACCAAAGGCTTTGGATTTATTGAGCAAAAATCTGGCCCTGACGTATTCGCACACTTTAGTGCAATCATGAGCTCTGGATTCAAAACACTGACTGAAGGCCAACTGGTTGAGTTCACTGTAACTCAAGGCCAAAAGGGCCCTCAAGCGGAAAACATTGTAGCTATTTAA